One Micromonospora sp. WMMD812 genomic window carries:
- a CDS encoding MDR family MFS transporter, producing MSAPTVPADAAAAEAGPARMSRREVLQALSGLMVGMFVSILASTVVANALPRIIADLNGSQTVYTWIVTTELLAMTATVPLWGKMADLYSKKLLIQSSLALFVAGSLIAGFTPNVEVLLLSRIVQGVGAGGMTALATIVMAAMIPPRELGRYAGIFGAVFGVGTIAGPLIGGVLVDTSWLGWRWCFLIGVPFSILSIVLLQRTLHLPVVRREVRIDWLGAALITTGVSVLLVWSSLAGSKFAWASGWTALMVAGGVALLAVAVFVESRAAEPIIPLDIFRNRTVSLATVASVLVGVAMFGGTVFLSQYFQISLGKSPTVAGLMSLPMIFGLLVSSTVAGQLITKYGRWKMFLVAGGAIMTVGMVLLGTIGAGTSVVLLSVYMAVLGIGVGMLMQNLVLAAQNDVPAHELGATTSALTFFRSMGGAIGVSALGAVLANRVTHLTIEKLGPAAAGGGTSAEVPDLSTLPEPVLRIVQDIYGSATAELFLVGAPLALLAMIVVVFIKEKPLHTLSGDERRAQEEAAAQAAGVAH from the coding sequence ATGTCCGCACCCACCGTGCCCGCCGACGCCGCCGCCGCCGAGGCCGGCCCGGCCCGCATGTCCCGCCGGGAGGTCCTGCAGGCCCTCTCCGGCCTCATGGTCGGCATGTTCGTGTCGATCCTCGCCTCCACCGTCGTGGCGAACGCGCTGCCGCGCATCATCGCCGACCTGAACGGCAGCCAGACCGTCTACACCTGGATCGTCACCACCGAACTGCTGGCCATGACGGCGACCGTGCCGCTGTGGGGCAAGATGGCCGACCTCTACAGCAAGAAGTTGCTCATCCAGTCGTCCCTGGCGCTGTTCGTGGCCGGCTCGCTCATCGCCGGTTTCACCCCGAACGTCGAGGTGCTGCTGCTCAGCCGGATCGTGCAGGGTGTCGGGGCCGGCGGTATGACCGCCCTCGCCACCATCGTCATGGCCGCCATGATCCCGCCGCGCGAGCTCGGCCGGTACGCCGGCATCTTCGGCGCCGTCTTCGGCGTCGGCACGATCGCCGGGCCACTCATCGGCGGGGTCCTGGTCGACACCTCCTGGCTCGGCTGGCGCTGGTGCTTCCTGATCGGCGTCCCGTTCTCGATCCTGTCGATCGTCCTGCTCCAGCGGACGCTGCACCTGCCCGTCGTCCGCCGCGAGGTCCGGATCGACTGGCTCGGCGCCGCTCTGATCACGACCGGCGTCTCCGTGCTGCTGGTCTGGTCCTCGCTGGCCGGCAGCAAGTTCGCCTGGGCGTCCGGCTGGACCGCCCTGATGGTCGCCGGCGGCGTCGCGTTGCTGGCGGTGGCGGTGTTCGTCGAGTCCCGGGCCGCCGAGCCGATCATCCCGCTGGACATCTTCCGCAACCGGACGGTGTCGCTGGCGACCGTCGCCAGCGTCCTGGTCGGCGTGGCGATGTTCGGCGGCACCGTCTTCCTGTCGCAGTACTTCCAGATCTCCCTCGGCAAGTCGCCGACCGTGGCCGGTCTGATGAGCCTGCCGATGATCTTCGGGTTGCTCGTGTCGTCGACGGTCGCCGGGCAGCTCATCACGAAGTACGGCCGCTGGAAGATGTTCCTGGTCGCCGGCGGCGCGATCATGACGGTCGGCATGGTCCTGCTCGGCACCATCGGCGCCGGCACCAGCGTTGTCCTCCTGTCGGTCTACATGGCCGTGCTCGGCATCGGCGTCGGCATGCTCATGCAGAACCTGGTGCTCGCCGCGCAGAACGACGTGCCGGCCCACGAGCTCGGCGCGACCACCTCGGCGCTGACGTTCTTCCGCAGCATGGGCGGCGCGATCGGCGTCAGCGCGCTGGGCGCCGTCCTGGCCAACCGGGTCACCCACCTGACGATCGAGAAGCTCGGCCCGGCGGCGGCCGGCGGCGGCACGTCCGCCGAGGTCCCGGACCTGTCCACGCTGCCCGAGCCGGTGCTGCGCATCGTGCAGGACATCTACGGCAGCGCCACCGCCGAACTGTTCCTGGTCGGCGCACCGCTGGCCCTGCTCGCGATGATCGTGGTCGTGTTCATCAAGGAGAAGCCGCTGCACACGCTCAGCGGCGACGAACGGCGGGCCCAGGAGGAGGCCGCGGCGCAGGCCGCCGGCGTCGCCCACTGA
- a CDS encoding low temperature requirement protein A, with protein MTAPDPGADDRAVQPRRGLRPVTEQTRVTTAELFFDLVFVFAFIQVTTLMTTEASGLGVLHGLLVLTMMWWSWSLFAWLGNRVRANYGLSRFVLLAVTPVMFTLAVNTREAFTDEPGGLYSPLFFVASFVTLRVLYLALRWYASPALRGRDRIALVAPMLASALLLLAAALLPRSGLGERTMQVGQVVLWVVAVAVDYGVGLAVRVSERAVFSARHWAERHNLIVIVALGEVLVAVGIAGADLHNTPGLILTSALAVVVAGALEWIYFDLSALSGEHALHEAGPARRVALARDGYSYLHLPMIAGIILLALGLKHTPSLVVAAPTFWRGDPLDPLGRYAMYGGVALFLVAHAAFQWRLSRLVRALVWPRLVAAAVLLAMLPVTGRISATRALLWLTVICVVTAVVEFVVSRGQRRRLRQALADEAEGTCSGDTGLGGPAG; from the coding sequence GTGACCGCACCTGACCCCGGCGCGGACGATCGCGCCGTCCAACCGCGCCGCGGACTCCGGCCGGTCACCGAACAGACCCGGGTCACCACCGCGGAACTCTTCTTCGACCTGGTCTTCGTCTTCGCGTTCATCCAGGTCACCACGCTGATGACCACGGAGGCCTCTGGCCTCGGCGTACTGCACGGGCTGCTGGTGCTGACCATGATGTGGTGGTCCTGGTCGCTCTTCGCGTGGCTGGGCAACCGGGTCCGGGCCAACTACGGGCTGTCGCGGTTCGTGCTGCTGGCCGTGACGCCGGTGATGTTCACCCTGGCGGTCAACACCCGGGAGGCGTTCACCGACGAGCCCGGCGGGCTGTACTCGCCGCTGTTCTTCGTCGCCAGCTTCGTGACGTTGCGCGTGCTCTACCTGGCGCTGCGGTGGTACGCCTCGCCGGCGCTGCGCGGCCGGGACCGGATCGCGCTCGTCGCGCCGATGCTGGCCTCCGCCCTCCTGCTGCTGGCGGCGGCCCTGCTCCCCCGGTCCGGCCTCGGGGAACGGACCATGCAGGTCGGCCAGGTCGTGCTCTGGGTGGTCGCGGTGGCGGTGGACTACGGCGTCGGACTGGCCGTACGGGTCTCCGAGCGAGCGGTCTTCTCCGCTCGGCACTGGGCGGAACGGCACAACCTGATCGTCATCGTGGCGCTCGGCGAGGTGCTGGTGGCGGTCGGCATCGCGGGAGCGGACCTGCACAACACCCCCGGCCTGATCCTGACCTCGGCGCTGGCCGTCGTGGTCGCCGGCGCGCTGGAGTGGATCTACTTCGACCTCTCCGCCCTCTCCGGCGAACACGCGTTGCACGAGGCCGGCCCGGCACGCCGAGTGGCCCTCGCCCGGGACGGCTACAGCTACCTGCACCTGCCGATGATCGCCGGGATCATCCTGCTGGCCCTCGGCCTGAAGCACACCCCGTCGCTGGTCGTCGCCGCGCCCACCTTCTGGCGGGGCGACCCGCTCGACCCGCTGGGCCGATACGCGATGTACGGCGGAGTCGCGCTGTTCCTGGTGGCGCACGCGGCCTTCCAGTGGCGGCTCAGCCGCCTGGTGCGGGCGCTCGTCTGGCCCCGACTCGTCGCGGCGGCGGTCCTGCTCGCGATGTTGCCCGTCACCGGCCGGATCTCGGCCACCCGGGCGCTGCTGTGGCTGACGGTCATCTGCGTCGTCACCGCGGTGGTCGAGTTCGTGGTCAGCCGTGGGCAGCGGCGTCGGCTTCGGCAGGCCCTCGCCGACGAGGCGGAGGGAACCTGCTCCGGCGACACCGGCCTGGGCGGGCCGGCCGGCTGA
- a CDS encoding MCE family protein: MAGPIRRWRRPLAAATVLLTALAAGLVVWRHDPAQRRVVAYFTRAVGVYPGSDVRVLGVRVGEVESVTPQGRVVRVGMRYDPELEIPADAQALIVPPSVVSDRYVQLTPAFTGGAALPDGAEIPVGRTAAPMEIDDIYQALDDFNRALGPQGANADGALSDLLATGRANLAGNGDDLHATLDGLSRALDTLADGRQDLFGSVANLQRFTTALARSDQQVRGFQQQLADVAEQLAGERDELAAALRNLAAALADVTAFVRSNRDELTGNVAALADVTGVLVRQQKAVIDILDVAPLTVNNLALAYNPRSGTLDTRDNVMGPYDPAGFVCSLIVDQLPRAQVPETCLALAQTLQARKLPMTDQLRKLLKLPPGAPATGPTPPAPPPVSSAGGPGSDGAPGGPGITRDLTLGGILRGVL, from the coding sequence ATGGCCGGCCCGATCCGACGCTGGCGCCGCCCGCTCGCCGCCGCCACCGTGCTGCTGACCGCGCTCGCCGCCGGCCTCGTGGTGTGGCGCCACGATCCGGCCCAGCGGCGGGTGGTCGCCTACTTCACCCGGGCGGTCGGGGTCTATCCCGGCTCCGACGTCCGCGTGCTCGGCGTGCGGGTCGGCGAGGTCGAGTCGGTCACCCCGCAGGGTCGCGTGGTCCGGGTGGGCATGCGCTACGACCCGGAGCTGGAGATCCCCGCCGACGCCCAGGCGCTGATCGTCCCGCCCAGCGTGGTCAGCGACCGGTACGTGCAGCTCACCCCCGCGTTCACCGGCGGCGCCGCGCTGCCGGACGGCGCCGAGATCCCGGTGGGCCGCACCGCCGCGCCCATGGAGATCGACGACATCTACCAGGCGCTGGACGACTTCAACCGGGCGCTCGGCCCGCAGGGCGCCAACGCCGACGGCGCGCTCTCCGACCTGCTGGCGACCGGGCGGGCCAACCTGGCCGGCAACGGCGACGACCTGCACGCGACCCTGGACGGCCTGTCCCGGGCGCTCGACACGCTCGCCGACGGCCGGCAGGACCTGTTCGGCTCGGTGGCGAACCTGCAACGGTTCACCACCGCGCTCGCCCGCAGCGACCAGCAGGTGCGAGGCTTCCAGCAGCAGCTGGCCGACGTCGCCGAGCAGCTCGCCGGGGAGCGGGACGAGCTGGCGGCCGCCCTGCGCAACCTCGCCGCGGCGCTGGCCGACGTCACCGCCTTCGTGCGGAGCAACCGCGACGAGCTGACCGGCAACGTCGCCGCGCTCGCCGACGTGACCGGCGTGCTCGTCCGCCAGCAGAAGGCCGTCATCGACATCCTCGACGTGGCGCCGCTGACGGTGAACAACCTCGCGCTGGCCTACAACCCCCGCTCGGGCACCCTCGACACGCGGGACAACGTGATGGGCCCGTACGACCCGGCCGGCTTCGTCTGCTCGCTGATCGTGGATCAGCTCCCCCGGGCCCAGGTGCCCGAGACCTGCCTGGCCCTCGCCCAGACGCTGCAGGCCCGCAAGCTGCCGATGACCGACCAGCTCCGCAAGCTCCTCAAGCTGCCGCCCGGCGCCCCGGCGACCGGCCCGACCCCACCGGCACCCCCTCCGGTCAGCTCCGCCGGTGGACCGGGCTCGGACGGGGCGCCGGGCGGCCCCGGCATCACCCGTGACCTGACCCTCGGCGGCATCCTGCGAGGTGTGCTGTGA
- a CDS encoding STAS domain-containing protein, whose product MALSLSSRRVADAVTVSAQGEVDLPTADDLEREIAAAVGSDATAILVDLGGVTFLDSAGINVLLKGRRLADQHGKSYRVAGAQGMVRQLLRMTGVWEHLSTPPAGG is encoded by the coding sequence ATGGCACTGTCGCTGTCCAGCCGCCGGGTGGCCGACGCCGTCACCGTCAGCGCGCAGGGGGAGGTCGACCTTCCCACCGCCGACGACCTGGAGCGGGAGATCGCGGCAGCCGTCGGCAGCGACGCCACCGCGATCCTCGTCGATCTCGGCGGGGTGACGTTCCTGGACTCCGCCGGGATCAACGTCCTGCTCAAAGGCCGGCGACTCGCCGACCAGCACGGCAAGTCCTACCGTGTCGCGGGCGCCCAGGGTATGGTCCGTCAACTCCTCCGGATGACCGGGGTGTGGGAGCATCTCTCCACCCCGCCCGCCGGCGGGTAG
- a CDS encoding DUF2267 domain-containing protein: MDNSEFIGSVAKRLRTSPEQATAIARATLTTLAERIESGEAKDLAAQLPDELRGYASGPPGETGRFSFTSFINQVSGRAEVDSSQARDGVRAVFDTLREALPPGAYDDIVTQLPAEFWQLTDSAGRYDGPRGD, translated from the coding sequence GTGGACAACAGCGAGTTCATCGGCTCGGTGGCGAAGCGCCTGCGCACCTCGCCCGAGCAGGCGACCGCCATCGCGCGCGCCACGCTCACCACGCTCGCCGAGCGGATCGAGAGCGGCGAGGCGAAGGACCTCGCCGCCCAACTCCCCGACGAGTTGCGGGGGTACGCGTCCGGACCGCCCGGCGAGACCGGCCGGTTCAGCTTCACCTCGTTCATCAACCAGGTGAGCGGGCGGGCGGAGGTCGACAGCTCGCAGGCCCGGGACGGGGTCCGCGCCGTGTTCGACACCCTTCGGGAGGCACTCCCGCCGGGCGCGTACGACGACATCGTCACCCAACTGCCGGCGGAGTTCTGGCAGCTCACCGACTCGGCGGGCCGGTACGACGGGCCTCGCGGGGACTGA
- a CDS encoding ATP-binding protein: MTSADQPETHPAAATVRGVTAPEVAAVRHRVTDAALSAGLAPDHAEQFTIAVNEAVINAIQHGGGSADVTVTSGPDRVVVAVHDQGGGIPDHVSPQLPSPETLGGRGLWLVQQLCDDVTFHTSATGTVVTLSAAATPGVTSDPRG, from the coding sequence GTGACTTCAGCCGACCAGCCGGAGACACATCCGGCTGCGGCGACGGTGCGCGGTGTCACGGCGCCCGAGGTCGCCGCGGTCCGGCACCGGGTGACCGACGCGGCCCTCAGCGCCGGCCTGGCGCCCGACCACGCCGAACAGTTCACCATCGCGGTGAACGAGGCCGTGATCAACGCGATCCAGCACGGCGGAGGCAGCGCCGACGTGACGGTCACGTCCGGGCCGGACCGGGTCGTGGTCGCGGTCCACGACCAGGGCGGTGGCATCCCCGATCACGTCTCGCCCCAGCTGCCGTCCCCGGAGACGTTGGGCGGGCGCGGGCTCTGGCTGGTGCAGCAGCTCTGCGACGACGTCACCTTCCACACCTCCGCTACCGGTACCGTCGTCACCTTGAGCGCCGCAGCCACTCCGGGCGTGACATCCGATCCACGTGGGTGA
- a CDS encoding MlaD family protein has protein sequence MIGRIAKLQVLAFVLVSLLGIGYVGVRYVGLGDRLLGGGYLVHLDLTRAGGIFPNAPVTYRGVPVGRVTAVELRDGGARAELRIGRGVRVPAALRAVVTQRSAVGEQYVDLRPERDGAPYLVDGSVIPADRTGVPLAPEALLTNLDALVRSVDPADLTVLITELGAAFEGNEQALARILDAGDALLADAGARLPETLALIRDGRTVLTTQAESAEALRRWSAGLAALAATVRAADPDLRRLLADGPPAGAELRALLRGLEPTVGTLLGNLVTVNGIAARRLPGIEQLLVTYPIAVAGGFTVTPGDGTAHLGLVLNVSDPPSCVYSGGSTRCDAGERAAGGSVRGAGNAPRPGGREPAPAPPAAGSGPTAPGGYDPATGLVLGSDGRPLQFGGTGGQYRTAGDQSWKQLLLAGVTP, from the coding sequence ATGATCGGACGAATCGCGAAACTTCAGGTGCTCGCCTTCGTCCTGGTGAGCCTGCTCGGCATCGGGTATGTGGGGGTCCGCTACGTCGGGCTCGGCGACCGGCTGCTCGGCGGCGGGTATCTCGTCCACCTGGATCTCACCCGCGCCGGCGGCATCTTCCCCAACGCGCCGGTCACCTACCGGGGCGTGCCGGTGGGCCGGGTCACCGCCGTGGAGCTGCGCGACGGCGGCGCTCGGGCAGAGCTGCGGATCGGCCGGGGTGTGCGGGTGCCCGCCGCGCTGCGGGCCGTGGTGACCCAGCGTTCGGCCGTCGGCGAGCAGTACGTGGACCTGCGGCCGGAGCGCGACGGCGCGCCCTACCTGGTCGACGGCTCGGTGATTCCGGCGGACCGCACCGGCGTGCCGCTCGCCCCGGAGGCGCTGCTGACCAATCTGGACGCGCTGGTCCGGTCGGTGGATCCGGCCGACCTCACCGTGCTGATCACCGAGCTGGGCGCCGCGTTCGAGGGCAACGAGCAGGCGCTGGCCCGGATCCTCGACGCCGGTGACGCCCTGCTGGCCGACGCCGGGGCGCGGCTGCCCGAGACGCTGGCGCTGATCCGCGACGGGCGTACCGTGCTGACCACGCAGGCCGAGTCGGCCGAGGCGCTGCGCCGCTGGTCGGCGGGGCTGGCGGCGTTGGCGGCCACGGTCCGTGCCGCCGATCCGGACCTGCGCCGGCTGCTCGCCGACGGCCCGCCGGCCGGCGCCGAACTGCGGGCGCTGCTGCGCGGCCTGGAGCCGACCGTCGGCACCCTGCTGGGCAACCTGGTGACCGTCAACGGGATCGCCGCCCGCCGGCTGCCCGGGATCGAGCAACTGCTGGTGACCTACCCGATCGCGGTGGCCGGGGGGTTCACCGTCACCCCCGGCGACGGCACCGCCCACCTCGGCCTGGTGCTCAACGTGAGCGATCCGCCGTCCTGCGTGTACTCCGGCGGCAGCACGCGGTGCGACGCGGGGGAACGGGCGGCCGGCGGGAGCGTCCGGGGCGCCGGCAACGCGCCGCGACCGGGCGGCCGTGAGCCCGCACCGGCACCCCCGGCCGCCGGTTCCGGACCGACCGCCCCGGGCGGGTACGACCCGGCGACCGGCCTGGTGCTCGGCTCGGACGGCCGGCCGTTGCAGTTCGGCGGCACCGGCGGGCAGTACCGGACCGCGGGGGACCAGTCGTGGAAGCAGCTGTTGCTCGCCGGGGTGACTCCGTGA
- a CDS encoding GAF domain-containing SpoIIE family protein phosphatase translates to MSGEVSRAGSEEKLRRLQTVTDAALSHLGLEDLLDELLERTRDLLRADTAAILLLDGNGTELVATAASGLEQEVRQGVRLPVGRGFAGSVAARGEPVMIEHVDHTNVINPILLTHGVASVLGVPMLDGSQVIGVLHVGTLTPRRFTTDDVELLRLVADRASLATRARLSRLDRAAAVALQRSLLPARPQAVPGLDVAARYVPGTEVGVGGDWYDLFPLPSGHVGIAIGDVAGNGLRAAVVMGRIRSALRAYALETADPADVLSRLDRKVQLFEPDVMATALYAVLDPSHRSLTLSSAGHLPPIVAAPGEPSRLITVTPDLPLGAYRGTGRRSTRASLAPDNCLFLYTDGLVERRNRPLDEGVDLLRAALTCASADMMCSTAMAAMLTDAAATDDVAVLAVRRTGHPPAE, encoded by the coding sequence ATGAGCGGCGAGGTCTCACGAGCCGGCAGCGAGGAGAAGCTCCGTCGGCTACAGACCGTGACAGACGCCGCACTGTCCCACCTCGGCCTGGAGGATCTGCTCGACGAGCTCCTGGAGCGGACCCGCGACCTGCTGCGGGCCGACACGGCCGCGATCCTGCTCCTCGACGGCAACGGCACCGAACTGGTGGCCACCGCGGCGAGTGGGCTCGAGCAGGAGGTTCGGCAGGGCGTGCGGCTGCCCGTCGGCCGCGGTTTCGCCGGCTCCGTCGCCGCCCGGGGCGAGCCGGTCATGATCGAGCACGTGGATCACACGAACGTCATCAACCCGATCCTGCTGACCCACGGCGTGGCCTCCGTCCTCGGCGTGCCGATGCTCGACGGATCCCAGGTCATCGGGGTGCTGCACGTCGGGACGCTGACCCCGCGCCGGTTCACCACCGACGACGTCGAACTGCTCCGACTGGTCGCCGACCGGGCCAGCCTGGCCACCCGGGCGCGGCTGTCGCGGCTCGACCGCGCCGCCGCGGTGGCCCTGCAACGCAGCCTGCTTCCGGCCCGGCCGCAGGCGGTGCCCGGGCTGGACGTCGCCGCCCGCTACGTCCCGGGCACGGAGGTCGGCGTCGGCGGCGACTGGTACGACCTCTTCCCGCTGCCGTCGGGGCACGTCGGCATCGCCATCGGCGACGTCGCCGGCAACGGGCTGCGGGCCGCGGTGGTCATGGGACGCATCCGCAGCGCGCTGCGGGCGTACGCGCTGGAGACCGCGGACCCGGCCGACGTGCTCAGCCGCCTCGACCGCAAGGTGCAGCTCTTCGAACCGGACGTGATGGCCACCGCGCTCTACGCCGTGCTGGACCCGAGCCACCGCAGCCTCACCCTCTCCAGCGCCGGCCACCTGCCCCCGATCGTCGCGGCTCCGGGCGAACCGAGCCGGCTGATCACGGTCACCCCGGACCTCCCCTTGGGCGCCTACCGTGGCACCGGCCGGCGCAGCACCCGCGCGTCCCTCGCCCCCGACAACTGCCTCTTCCTCTACACCGACGGGCTCGTCGAGCGGCGGAATCGCCCCCTCGACGAGGGCGTCGACCTCCTCCGCGCGGCGCTGACCTGCGCGTCGGCGGACATGATGTGCAGCACCGCGATGGCCGCGATGCTCACCGACGCGGCCGCCACCGACGACGTGGCGGTGCTGGCCGTACGCCGCACGGGCCACCCGCCGGCGGAGTGA
- a CDS encoding TetR family transcriptional regulator — protein sequence MTVGSASPATAGRRDRKKQQTHRALATAALRLVAERGLEHVTVEEISAAADVSSRTFFNYFPSKDDALIGDHALDSARFVARFAEVPPEVPALAAIRAALGEVIEEMQADRELWLLRMVVISRNPALLPRLAAVGAETERAMTEVVAARVGVPADHGFPPLLTTVSGAAFRTAMLRWAAAGGARSLADLVDEAFDTLAAGLPDPDRTRTTS from the coding sequence GTGACCGTCGGCAGCGCCTCTCCCGCCACGGCCGGCCGACGGGATCGCAAGAAGCAGCAGACCCACCGCGCGCTGGCCACCGCCGCGCTGCGCCTGGTCGCCGAGCGCGGTCTCGAGCACGTGACGGTGGAGGAGATCAGCGCGGCCGCGGACGTCTCGTCCCGCACGTTCTTCAACTACTTCCCCAGCAAGGACGACGCCCTCATCGGTGACCATGCCCTCGACAGCGCCCGGTTCGTGGCGCGCTTCGCCGAGGTGCCCCCGGAGGTGCCCGCCCTCGCGGCGATCCGCGCGGCCCTCGGCGAGGTGATCGAGGAGATGCAGGCAGACCGCGAGCTGTGGCTGCTGCGGATGGTCGTGATCTCGCGGAATCCCGCCCTGCTGCCGCGCCTGGCCGCGGTCGGCGCCGAGACGGAACGCGCGATGACCGAGGTCGTCGCCGCCCGGGTCGGCGTACCGGCGGACCACGGCTTCCCGCCCCTGCTCACCACCGTCAGCGGCGCCGCGTTCCGCACCGCCATGCTCCGCTGGGCCGCCGCCGGCGGCGCCCGGTCCCTCGCCGACCTGGTCGACGAGGCCTTCGACACGCTCGCCGCCGGCCTGCCGGATCCCGATCGCACCCGCACGACGAGTTAA
- a CDS encoding TMEM175 family protein, with amino-acid sequence MTDRDRGERPGPERIRVIGFSDAVFAISITLLVLEISPPEDTRHLFQGLLDLWPSYTAYAVTFLFIGQVWVNHHVIFNHIRPVGRALLFLNTMLLMAVAFFPFAASVLAAAFRDDEGESVAVIFYGAAVGVGTLLFNLLWEYARYHHRRLGSTIDAAGARKLSRRFWLAPVVTLAGTLVGALVPAVGLAVFAALVPIFWLPIWRGDLLVEEPE; translated from the coding sequence GTGACGGACAGAGACCGAGGCGAGCGGCCGGGGCCGGAGCGGATCCGCGTCATCGGCTTCAGCGACGCCGTCTTCGCCATCTCGATCACCCTGCTCGTGCTGGAGATCAGCCCACCGGAGGACACCCGGCACCTGTTCCAGGGCCTGCTCGACCTCTGGCCGTCCTACACGGCCTATGCCGTGACCTTCCTGTTCATCGGGCAGGTCTGGGTCAACCACCATGTGATCTTCAACCACATCCGTCCCGTCGGGCGGGCGCTGCTCTTCCTGAACACCATGCTGCTGATGGCGGTGGCCTTCTTCCCCTTCGCGGCCTCCGTGCTGGCGGCGGCGTTCCGCGACGACGAGGGCGAGAGCGTGGCGGTGATCTTCTACGGCGCCGCGGTCGGCGTCGGCACGCTCCTCTTCAACCTGCTCTGGGAGTACGCGCGGTACCACCACCGGCGGTTGGGATCGACGATCGACGCGGCCGGCGCCCGGAAGCTCAGTCGACGGTTCTGGCTCGCCCCGGTGGTCACCCTGGCCGGAACCCTGGTCGGCGCCCTCGTTCCGGCGGTGGGGCTGGCGGTCTTCGCCGCGCTCGTCCCGATCTTCTGGCTGCCGATCTGGCGCGGCGACCTCCTCGTCGAGGAGCCGGAGTAG
- a CDS encoding MCE family protein, translated as MKVRELASRAGGCGGRAPAGARVRRALAGAVAVLLLTTGCGLPELADLPLPGGAPAGDGYTVTAEFTDVLDLVPQAAVKVDDVTVGSVEKISLAGWTARVRLRVDRGVRLPANATAAVRQSSLLGEKYVTVAAPPTGAASERLADGDVIPLSRTRRGAEVEEVLAALGLLLNGGGLAQLRTITTELGQAFDGREPAVRDALHQLDTFVGGLERQKADLVRAIEALDRLTDRLSRQREVVGEALDSLAPGLTVLADQRTQLTDALTALGELGKVGSRVVTRSRDDTLASVRALQPILEQLARAGDNLPKSLDFMLSFPFPPNADGAIVGDFVNLAITADLDAANILANLVVAAPEPARSTARPSAPGSTPPSSAGGTTPRPRPGTGSGGRPKPELPPLIECLPDLKDFPTTWTPPTECLLPEGCKLLKPGSVVPLGALILPKGLVPTGTAFPAGTKLLPGTVLTAECVLPVTGAVTGLIGDLGDVLGGGVLG; from the coding sequence GTGAAGGTGCGAGAGCTTGCGAGCCGCGCGGGCGGGTGCGGGGGACGGGCTCCGGCCGGCGCGCGGGTGCGGCGCGCGCTGGCCGGAGCGGTCGCCGTGCTGCTGCTCACCACCGGCTGCGGCCTGCCCGAGCTGGCCGACCTGCCACTGCCGGGCGGCGCCCCCGCCGGCGACGGGTACACGGTCACCGCCGAGTTCACCGACGTGCTCGACCTGGTGCCGCAGGCCGCCGTCAAGGTCGACGACGTGACGGTGGGCAGCGTGGAGAAGATCTCGCTGGCCGGTTGGACCGCCCGGGTCCGGCTCCGCGTCGACCGCGGGGTGCGGCTGCCGGCGAACGCCACCGCCGCCGTCCGGCAGAGCAGCCTGTTGGGCGAGAAGTACGTGACGGTGGCGGCGCCCCCCACCGGGGCCGCCAGCGAGCGGCTCGCCGACGGTGACGTCATCCCGCTGTCGCGGACCCGGCGGGGCGCCGAGGTCGAGGAGGTGCTCGCCGCGCTCGGCCTGCTGCTCAACGGCGGCGGGCTGGCCCAGCTGCGGACCATCACCACCGAGCTGGGCCAGGCGTTCGACGGGCGGGAACCGGCCGTCCGCGACGCGCTGCACCAGCTCGACACGTTCGTCGGCGGGCTGGAGCGGCAGAAGGCCGACCTGGTGCGGGCCATCGAGGCGCTCGACCGGCTGACCGACCGGCTCAGCCGGCAGCGCGAGGTCGTCGGCGAGGCGCTCGACTCCCTCGCCCCGGGCCTGACCGTGCTGGCCGATCAGCGTACCCAGCTCACCGACGCGCTGACCGCTCTCGGCGAGCTGGGCAAGGTCGGCAGCCGGGTGGTCACCCGCAGCCGGGACGACACCCTGGCCAGCGTACGGGCGCTGCAACCGATCCTGGAGCAGTTGGCCCGGGCCGGCGACAACCTGCCGAAGTCGCTGGACTTCATGCTGTCCTTCCCGTTCCCACCGAACGCCGACGGTGCGATCGTCGGTGACTTCGTCAACCTCGCCATCACCGCCGACCTGGACGCGGCCAACATCCTGGCCAACCTGGTCGTCGCCGCGCCCGAGCCGGCCCGGTCGACGGCCCGACCGTCCGCTCCCGGATCGACACCGCCCTCGTCCGCCGGTGGCACCACCCCGCGTCCCCGGCCGGGAACCGGCAGCGGCGGCCGCCCGAAGCCGGAGCTGCCGCCGCTGATCGAGTGCCTGCCCGACCTCAAGGACTTCCCGACGACCTGGACCCCGCCCACCGAATGCCTGCTGCCCGAGGGCTGCAAGCTGCTCAAGCCCGGCTCGGTGGTGCCGCTCGGCGCGCTGATCCTGCCCAAGGGCCTGGTGCCGACCGGCACCGCCTTCCCGGCCGGGACGAAGCTGCTGCCCGGCACGGTGCTCACCGCGGAGTGCGTACTGCCGGTGACCGGTGCGGTGACCGGGCTGATCGGCGACCTGGGCGACGTGCTCGGGGGAGGGGTGCTGGGATGA